From one Candidatus Zixiibacteriota bacterium genomic stretch:
- a CDS encoding SPFH domain-containing protein — protein sequence MKERERSVMSGWAPLVLLVIGILAMVALMIIAPPVVKIAAAVGIILFFFLLAGLFMVNPNEARVLQLFGKYVGTAKNEGLRWANPFYSKRKISLRVRNFETGRMKVNDIDGNPIEIASIVVWKVVDTAEASFQVDNYEQFVKIQSESAVRNLATQYPYDSHSDEITSLRGNTLTISEQLKAEIQDRLDQAGVEVIEARISHLAYAPEIAEAMLRRQQAGAIVAARQLIVEGAVGMVEMALDELQKKQIIEFDHERKAAMVSNLLVVLCGESATQPVINTGTIYQ from the coding sequence ATTAAAGAACGTGAACGGTCCGTGATGTCGGGCTGGGCGCCGCTGGTGTTGCTGGTGATCGGGATACTGGCGATGGTTGCGTTGATGATAATCGCGCCACCGGTTGTCAAAATCGCAGCGGCGGTGGGTATAATCCTGTTTTTCTTTCTGCTGGCGGGTTTGTTTATGGTCAACCCAAACGAGGCGCGGGTGCTGCAATTGTTCGGTAAGTACGTCGGCACCGCGAAAAACGAGGGGTTGCGGTGGGCGAATCCGTTCTACAGCAAGAGGAAGATTTCGCTGCGGGTTCGCAATTTCGAAACCGGCCGCATGAAGGTGAACGATATCGACGGCAACCCGATCGAGATTGCCTCGATCGTCGTCTGGAAAGTCGTCGACACCGCCGAGGCGAGCTTCCAGGTTGACAACTATGAGCAATTCGTCAAGATCCAGTCGGAGTCTGCGGTACGGAATCTCGCCACGCAATACCCCTATGATTCTCATTCCGACGAGATCACGTCCCTCCGCGGCAACACGCTCACCATCTCCGAGCAGCTCAAGGCCGAGATTCAGGACCGGCTTGACCAGGCGGGGGTGGAGGTAATCGAAGCGCGGATCAGTCATCTGGCGTACGCGCCGGAAATCGCCGAGGCGATGCTTCGTCGGCAGCAGGCGGGGGCGATCGTCGCGGCGAGGCAGTTGATCGTTGAGGGTGCGGTTGGCATGGTTGAGATGGCGCTCGATGAACTGCAGAAGAAGCAGATCATAGAATTCGACCATGAGCGAAAAGCCGCCATGGTATCCAACCTGCTGGTCGTATTGTGTGGTGAGTCGGCCACGCAACCGGTGATCAATACCGGGACGATCTACCAGTAA